The Deinococcus wulumuqiensis R12 genome has a window encoding:
- a CDS encoding cell division protein FtsQ/DivIB yields the protein MKDDPRPAPPPPADARSPRPPRLDFDLNDFSAPRPAGQEPPVSRPEPASAAAGAAPGARGADVPPPGAAPATKPPPVPARPSPRRPRRALKPGWWVLGAALLAGLLYLSWTQVPVRQVVVSGNTRLTAEQVRRLAGLPVGEAPFGWLYYGRWKAKGLLDSPWVASAEVVRQFPDTVRIQVNERRPLARWNRPGKPPLLLAEDGTALPVGPGVTPGNVAALPVISGWGPERLTEALRLTRALSRYTVQSVTYTPSGLSAQTATGTAWGGDLKTFVKYAGSIGMYPNKKIHIYPWGVSVQE from the coding sequence GTGAAGGACGACCCGCGCCCCGCCCCCCCGCCGCCCGCCGACGCCCGTTCGCCGCGCCCCCCACGTCTGGACTTCGACCTGAACGACTTTTCCGCGCCGCGCCCGGCCGGTCAGGAGCCGCCGGTGTCTCGCCCGGAACCGGCCTCTGCTGCGGCTGGGGCCGCGCCGGGGGCCAGGGGAGCCGACGTGCCGCCCCCCGGCGCCGCTCCCGCCACGAAGCCGCCGCCGGTGCCCGCGCGCCCCTCTCCGCGCCGCCCCCGCCGCGCCCTCAAGCCGGGATGGTGGGTGCTGGGCGCGGCGCTGCTCGCCGGGCTGCTCTACCTGAGCTGGACGCAGGTGCCGGTGCGTCAGGTGGTGGTGAGCGGCAATACCCGCCTCACGGCGGAGCAGGTGCGGCGCCTGGCCGGGCTGCCGGTGGGGGAAGCCCCTTTCGGCTGGCTGTACTACGGGCGCTGGAAGGCGAAGGGGCTGCTCGACTCGCCCTGGGTCGCGTCGGCGGAAGTCGTCCGGCAGTTTCCCGACACTGTCCGCATTCAGGTGAACGAGCGCCGTCCCCTGGCCCGCTGGAACCGCCCCGGCAAGCCGCCGCTGCTGCTCGCCGAGGACGGCACCGCGCTTCCGGTGGGGCCTGGGGTGACGCCGGGCAACGTGGCGGCGCTGCCGGTCATCAGCGGCTGGGGTCCCGAGCGGCTGACCGAGGCCCTGCGGCTGACCCGCGCCCTGTCGCGCTACACTGTGCAATCGGTGACGTATACCCCGTCGGGCCTGAGTGCGCAGACCGCCACTGGGACGGCGTGGGGCGGCGACCTGAAAACCTTCGTCAAGTATGCTGGGAGTATCGGCATGTATCCAAATAAGAAAATCCATATTTACCCCTGGGGGGTGAGCGTCCAGGAATGA
- the murG gene encoding undecaprenyldiphospho-muramoylpentapeptide beta-N-acetylglucosaminyltransferase, with amino-acid sequence MSLVVMATGGTGGHIYPAVATAHELRERGYDVALMGQKGGMEERIAEREGLTFYGVDAGKLARSGQGRPDPRQLLRAAQGLAQARRTLAGLTPAAVVGYGGFASLPGVLAAQSLGIPTVLHEQNARLGLTQRLAVRRAQAVGTAYEQVIGLDSRKATLVGMPVREDRLPRAEALATLGLRDGPVTVMVMGGSQGSLFLNERVPGILWRLFGKVGKLRGKGDGVPPIDLDLRGPHLIENERSREVQVIHATGPRWLESVQPKVENLPWYHVTGYVDAVAAWSAADLAITRAGTGTLAEAAFHGVPLIMVPLPESAENHQYHNAVAVERAGAGRVVEQKDLEGTLEKVVLECAAPGKRSAMRDAAQKRARPGAAARFADLIEVHLRRASPTSHD; translated from the coding sequence ATGAGTCTGGTGGTCATGGCAACAGGGGGGACGGGTGGACACATTTACCCCGCCGTCGCCACCGCACACGAGCTTCGGGAGCGCGGCTACGACGTAGCGTTGATGGGTCAAAAGGGCGGCATGGAAGAGCGCATCGCCGAGCGCGAGGGGCTGACCTTCTACGGCGTGGACGCGGGCAAACTCGCCCGCAGCGGGCAGGGCCGCCCCGACCCCCGGCAACTGCTCAGGGCGGCGCAGGGCCTCGCGCAGGCGCGGCGCACCCTGGCGGGCCTGACCCCGGCGGCGGTGGTGGGCTACGGCGGCTTCGCCAGCCTGCCTGGTGTGCTCGCGGCGCAGAGCCTCGGGATTCCTACCGTCCTGCACGAGCAAAACGCCCGGCTGGGCCTCACGCAGCGCCTCGCCGTGCGCCGGGCGCAGGCCGTGGGCACCGCCTACGAACAGGTCATCGGCCTCGACTCCCGCAAGGCCACCCTGGTCGGCATGCCGGTGCGCGAGGACCGTCTGCCCCGCGCCGAGGCCCTGGCCACGCTCGGCCTGCGCGACGGCCCGGTCACCGTGATGGTGATGGGCGGCTCGCAGGGGTCGCTGTTCCTCAACGAGCGGGTGCCGGGCATCCTGTGGCGGCTGTTCGGCAAGGTCGGCAAGCTGCGCGGCAAGGGCGATGGGGTGCCGCCCATCGACCTCGACCTGCGCGGCCCGCACCTCATCGAAAACGAGCGCAGCCGCGAGGTGCAGGTCATCCACGCGACCGGCCCGCGCTGGCTGGAATCGGTGCAGCCCAAGGTGGAGAACCTGCCCTGGTACCACGTCACCGGCTACGTGGACGCGGTGGCGGCGTGGTCGGCGGCGGACCTTGCCATCACCCGCGCCGGAACCGGCACCCTGGCCGAAGCGGCCTTTCACGGCGTGCCGCTGATTATGGTGCCGCTGCCCGAGTCGGCCGAAAACCACCAGTACCACAACGCGGTGGCGGTGGAGAGAGCCGGGGCGGGCCGGGTGGTGGAGCAGAAGGACTTGGAAGGGACTCTGGAAAAGGTGGTGTTAGAGTGTGCCGCACCGGGCAAGCGCAGCGCCATGCGCGACGCCGCCCAGAAACGCGCCCGACCCGGCGCCGCCGCCCGCTTCGCCGACCTCATCGAGGTGCATCTGCGCCGGGCTTCCCCTACCTCCCATGACTGA
- the murC gene encoding UDP-N-acetylmuramate--L-alanine ligase yields the protein MTDSAPLSEPASSSSSLHYHLLGIGGIGMSAFARLLAARGHRVSGCDQSLGAQTAGLEAQGIPVAAGHDASHVTAQPFGPIDVLVASEAVPKSHPELVAARAAGVVVRPRMALLGELLAGGPGVGVIGTHGKTTTTSMIAVAMYGAGLDPSAFVGGNVPEFGGNARTGSGPFVAEVDESDRGFALLGCETAVFTNAEDDHVGGDLATYWATVEEQHAAFARFVAQSGRVLYCADWEGLDALCAGARETLTYGQSEGADYRAVQVRPDESGTTFDVAYRGERLGEARVSLPGTHNVLNGLAALAVTHLYGGDFARAAQALADFHGPGRRWEIKGERGGALVVDDYAHNATKVASAVQAARQTGRRVRVVFQPHRYLRTQQSWPRLADALMDADEVLVLDIAAASETPIEGIHATLITGRMAQGGHTNVRYCPDRAAVVRELRESARPGDIIVTMGAGDVYRIAEEVVGEGA from the coding sequence ATGACTGACTCTGCCCCCCTTTCTGAACCGGCTTCCTCCTCGTCCTCTCTCCATTACCACCTGCTCGGCATCGGCGGCATCGGCATGAGTGCCTTTGCGCGGCTGCTCGCGGCGCGGGGCCACCGGGTCAGCGGTTGCGACCAGAGTCTCGGCGCCCAGACGGCGGGCCTGGAAGCCCAGGGAATTCCCGTCGCGGCGGGCCACGACGCCAGCCACGTCACCGCGCAGCCTTTCGGCCCCATCGACGTGCTCGTCGCGTCCGAAGCGGTGCCCAAGTCGCACCCCGAACTCGTCGCGGCGCGGGCGGCGGGCGTGGTGGTGCGTCCCCGCATGGCGCTGCTCGGTGAACTGCTCGCGGGCGGCCCCGGCGTGGGCGTCATCGGCACGCACGGCAAGACCACGACCACCAGCATGATTGCGGTGGCGATGTACGGCGCGGGCCTGGACCCCTCCGCCTTCGTGGGCGGCAACGTGCCCGAGTTCGGCGGCAACGCCCGCACCGGCAGCGGTCCCTTCGTGGCCGAGGTGGACGAGTCCGACCGGGGCTTTGCGCTGCTCGGCTGCGAAACCGCCGTCTTTACCAACGCCGAGGACGACCACGTGGGCGGCGATCTGGCGACCTACTGGGCGACGGTGGAGGAGCAGCACGCCGCCTTCGCCCGCTTCGTGGCGCAGTCGGGCCGGGTGCTGTACTGCGCCGACTGGGAAGGACTGGACGCGCTGTGTGCAGGCGCCAGGGAAACGCTGACCTACGGCCAGAGCGAGGGCGCCGACTACCGCGCCGTGCAGGTGCGCCCCGACGAGAGCGGCACCACCTTCGATGTGGCGTACCGGGGCGAGCGGCTGGGCGAGGCCCGCGTGAGTCTGCCCGGCACCCACAATGTCCTCAACGGACTGGCGGCGCTGGCGGTCACGCACCTCTACGGCGGCGACTTTGCCCGTGCAGCTCAGGCCCTGGCCGACTTTCACGGCCCCGGTCGCCGCTGGGAAATCAAGGGCGAGCGCGGCGGCGCCCTGGTGGTGGACGATTACGCCCACAACGCGACCAAGGTGGCCTCGGCGGTGCAGGCGGCGCGGCAGACCGGGCGCCGGGTCCGTGTGGTGTTTCAGCCCCACCGTTACCTGCGCACCCAGCAGAGCTGGCCCCGCCTCGCCGACGCGCTGATGGACGCCGACGAGGTGCTGGTGCTCGATATCGCCGCCGCGTCCGAAACCCCTATCGAGGGCATTCACGCGACCCTGATTACTGGGCGCATGGCGCAGGGGGGACATACCAACGTGCGCTACTGCCCCGACCGCGCCGCCGTCGTGCGCGAGCTGCGCGAGTCGGCGCGGCCCGGCGACATCATCGTGACGATGGGCGCGGGCGACGTGTACCGCATCGCCGAAGAGGTCGTGGGGGAAGGAGCATGA
- a CDS encoding UDP-N-acetylmuramate dehydrogenase yields the protein MSRTGARVERQPLARYTTLGVGGESEVWFVETHEQLAEAMEAPYRILGGGSNLVVSDAGVPERVIRLSGPLAERDLTPDPALSTPDLIVTGWVGGGAPLPGLLRALQKLGWSGLEGTVGIPGQVGGSVWMNAGTRFGEMFDGLHTIEIATPDGVRQVTPDDLDWGYRQSGIPRNHIVTRVRLKLRPSTPEAVLEKMDQADQARKGQPKNKTPGCAFKNPGGVSAGKLIDEAGLKGTQVGNARIAPEHGNFIVNLGGATASDVHALLDLIRERVGVPLELEYELWPEHLGS from the coding sequence ATGAGCCGCACCGGAGCGCGGGTGGAGAGACAGCCGCTGGCCCGCTACACCACCCTGGGTGTGGGCGGCGAGTCCGAAGTGTGGTTCGTGGAGACCCACGAGCAGCTCGCCGAGGCGATGGAGGCCCCTTACCGCATCCTCGGCGGCGGCAGCAACCTCGTCGTTTCGGATGCGGGCGTGCCCGAGCGGGTCATCCGCCTCAGCGGGCCGCTGGCCGAGCGCGACCTGACGCCCGACCCCGCGCTGTCCACGCCTGACCTCATCGTGACCGGCTGGGTCGGCGGGGGCGCGCCGCTGCCCGGCCTGCTCCGCGCGCTGCAAAAGCTCGGCTGGAGCGGACTGGAAGGCACGGTGGGCATCCCCGGACAGGTGGGCGGCTCGGTGTGGATGAACGCAGGCACCCGCTTCGGCGAGATGTTCGACGGGCTGCACACCATCGAAATCGCCACGCCGGACGGGGTGCGGCAGGTCACGCCGGATGATCTCGATTGGGGCTACCGTCAGAGCGGGATTCCGCGTAACCACATCGTCACGCGGGTGCGCCTGAAGCTGCGGCCCTCCACCCCCGAAGCGGTGCTGGAAAAGATGGACCAGGCCGACCAGGCCCGCAAAGGCCAGCCCAAGAACAAGACGCCCGGCTGCGCCTTCAAAAACCCCGGCGGTGTGAGCGCAGGCAAACTGATCGACGAGGCGGGGCTGAAGGGCACCCAGGTCGGCAACGCCCGGATTGCACCCGAGCACGGCAACTTCATCGTCAACCTCGGCGGAGCGACGGCATCTGACGTTCACGCGCTGCTCGACCTCATCCGCGAGCGGGTGGGTGTGCCGCTCGAACTCGAATACGAGCTGTGGCCCGAACACCTCGGCAGCTGA
- a CDS encoding AIM24 family protein — translation MTNMHPANMQPGSDGTYSLRDFLAQTAERDNPGEVFELESSKMLEVKVNGRVWSKLGAMVAYKGQLSFKREGTLEGGLMKALKRAVSQEMSPLAKIEGWGVAYLADQGKEIQILRLAGESLNVNGNDLLAFEDSVQYDITMQRRVAGMAAGGLFSVRVQGHGMVAVLSHGKPLTLRVTPHEPIFTDPNATIAWSGNLQPQLVMDTSLRSIFGRGGGESYQMVFQGDGFVVVQPYEEFDAGMLGGGDSGHSGGLGRTLGDLFD, via the coding sequence ATGACCAACATGCACCCCGCCAACATGCAACCCGGCAGTGACGGCACCTACTCCCTGCGTGACTTTCTGGCCCAGACCGCCGAGCGCGACAACCCCGGCGAGGTCTTCGAACTCGAATCGAGCAAGATGCTCGAAGTCAAGGTCAACGGCCGCGTCTGGAGCAAACTCGGCGCGATGGTGGCCTACAAGGGCCAGCTTTCCTTCAAGCGCGAAGGCACCCTGGAAGGCGGCCTGATGAAGGCCCTCAAGCGGGCGGTCAGCCAGGAAATGTCGCCGCTCGCCAAAATCGAGGGCTGGGGCGTGGCGTACCTCGCCGACCAGGGCAAGGAAATCCAGATTCTGCGCCTCGCGGGCGAGAGCCTGAACGTCAACGGCAACGACCTGCTCGCCTTCGAAGACAGCGTGCAGTACGACATCACCATGCAGCGCCGGGTGGCGGGCATGGCGGCGGGCGGGCTGTTCAGCGTGCGGGTGCAGGGGCACGGCATGGTCGCCGTCCTCAGCCACGGCAAGCCGCTGACCCTGCGTGTGACCCCGCACGAGCCGATTTTCACTGACCCCAACGCCACCATCGCCTGGAGCGGCAACTTGCAGCCGCAACTCGTGATGGACACCAGCCTGCGCTCCATCTTCGGGCGCGGCGGCGGCGAAAGCTACCAGATGGTCTTCCAGGGTGACGGCTTCGTGGTCGTGCAGCCCTACGAGGAGTTCGACGCGGGCATGCTCGGCGGCGGCGACAGCGGGCACAGCGGCGGCCTCGGGCGCACGCTGGGCGACCTGTTCGACTGA